The Chloroflexota bacterium DNA segment TGGTCTACGATCCAACAAAGCGCTGTTGGGGGCAGTACTGTTGACGTTCGTCTTGCAACTGCTGGTGGTATATGTGCCCCTTCTTCAAGGTGTGTTCAAAACAGTGGCCCTGCCACTTAGAGACCTGGCCATCAGCCTGATCCTAAGCATGGTAGTCTTCTGGGCAGTGGAATTGGAGAAGTTCATCTTGCGACGCGCCGGGGGCCGCCAAACTGCCAAATAACTTCAGGAGTGGATCTTGGCTTACGTAGAATTTGGCTGATCGCGGCCTTGGAATAACAGTAGTGTAAATATAATCGGACACGTTAAGCAGACGGCAAGTGGGTCGCAGGCTCTGATGTATTAGCCGAACCTGCCGGTTACGTAATCCTCCGTTCTTCGATCCCGGGGCCGGATGAAAATCCCCTCGCTATCTCCGCATTCTACCAGTTCCCCACTCAGCAGGAAGGCCGCTCGGTCGGCCATACGCGCTCCCTGTTGCACACTATGTGGCACGAGGATAATAGTATAGTCGCGCTTCAACTGGCGCAGCGACTCTTCCACTTTGGCGGTAGAAATAGGATCGAGGCCCGAAGTGGGGTTGTCCAGAAGGATTACTTCGGGCCGGACTGCAAGGACCCTTGCCAGGCATAACCGTTGCTGCTGTCCACCTGATAATTCAGCGGCGGGGGCATCCAGTCGGTCTTTGACCTCATCCCACAGGGCGGCTGCCTCGAGAGCGGAGCGCAGGCGCAGTTCCAACTCTACCCGATCATGCACACCACTTAACTTGGGCCCATAGATTATGTTGGCCCGGATGGAGCCCGGCAGCGGGATAGGCAAAGCGAATACCATACCCACGCGGCGGCGCAATCCCACTACGTCGAAGCCTGGGGCATAAATGTCCTCGTCATCCAGCAAGATTTGACCCGACATCTGGGTGCCATATTCTAAATCATTCAGCCTGTTCAACAAGCGCAATAAGGTGGACTTGCCCGCCTGGGCAGGACCGAACAGGACTGTGATCTGCCGCGGGTAGATATCCAGATTGATGTTCTTTAAGACCAACCCGTTGCCGTACGAATAGGAGAGGTTTTCGATATGAATCTTAGGTTTTGGCGTGATAACGTCCGTCACCGAGTTGCCTCTACTACCACTGACGTCGTCTACGGAAGTAACTGCGTACCAGAGTGGCCACTAGGTTCAGAGATAAAACCAAGGCGAGTAGTACCAAAGCAGTCCCATATTGGATCTGCAAGGGCATACCAGGCACCTGCGTTGCGATCACGTACAGATGGTAGGGTAGAGCCATCGTTTGATCGAAAAGGGAATGAGGTAGGCGCGGGAGGTAGAAGGCCGCCACTGTGAATAGGATAGGCGCTGTCTCGCCGGCTGCGCGCTCTAAGCCCAGGATAACCCCTGTTATAATGCCGGGGAGGGCATGTGGTAAGACCTGGTAGCGGATGGTTTGCCAGCGGGTGCCTCCCAAAGAAATGCTGACCACGCGAAAAGCCTGGGGCACCGAGAGAATTGCTTCCTCCGCCGTACTCACTACTACGGGTACGGTCATCAATCCCAAAGTCAATGAGCCAGCGATGATAGAAGTGCCCAGGTTCATGAAAAGTACGAAGAGACCTAAACCAAAGAGACCATAGACAATGGAAGGGATGCCAGCCAAGTTGATGATGGAGAGGCGAATCAGTCGAGTGAGCCAGTTGTCACGGGCGTATTCAGCCAGATAAATCGCTGTGGCGATGCCCAGGGGGATGGCGGCGATAGCCGTGCCAAAGGTGAGTATTACTGTGCCTACAATCGCTGGCAAGATGCCGCCTTCCCTCATTCCTGCGCGAGGCATCGAGGTCAGAAATTCCCAATTAATGGCTGTTGCGCCGTGATAGAAAATGACGCCGATTACCAAGACGATGGGGACGACCACGATTATCGCGGTCAGGGTCAGCAAAGCAAAAGCAATTTTTTGTGTAGTGTATCGAGATACCATGTTTCCCCTAACGCATCAAACGCCCGCCGCGACGCTCCCGCGCACCGATGGTCAAGAGCGATGCGATGGCATTGACAATGAATGTGAGCACAAACAAAACCAGTCCGATGACGAAGAGCACGTGGTAATGAGTACTACCTCGGGCCACTTCCCCCATTTCGGCAGCGATGGTGGCCGTCATCGTGCGCACTGGGCGCAGGATGGCATCCAGTTCCATTGGCATGCGAGCGGCGTTGCCGGTGACCATCATGACGGCCATGGTCTCACCCACCACGCGTCCAATACCCAACATAATGGCGACCAAGATGCCAGAACGCGCTGCTGGCACAATCACTCGCCAGATAGTTTGCCACTGTGTAGCGCCCAATGCGTAGGCACCATCGCGATAAGTCGTGGGTACGGCGTCCAGAGCATCCTCTGCTATCGTAATGATGGTAGGTAGTGCCATGTACGCCAGCATCAAAGAGCCAGTCAGGGCAGTCAGGCCTGTGGGTATACCAAGTTCTTGTCTTATCAAGGGGGCGACCGCCACCATACCCAGGAAGCCCAGCACCACAGACGGCACTCCCGCTATCACTTCGATGAGCGGCTTGAGTATCTCACGGAGCCAGCGGGGCGCGATCTCTGCGACAAAGATAGCAGTTGCTAAACCTAAGGGCACGGCGATGACTACTGCCCCAGCGGTTACTAAGAGCGAACCGAGAACCAGTGGCAAGATGCCGTAGATGCCAAAGATGGGGTACCAACGCTGGCCCAGGAGTACACGCCACGAGGTTTGCCAAAATGCTGGAGCCCCCTCAAGAAGTAAGAATGCCAGGATCAAGGCAACGAAGCCGATCGTGGAGACACCTGCCACGCGAATCAGCGACTCAATGGCAAATTCGCGCCAGTGAACGGGTAACTGTTTGGCCAAGCGCTGGTTTGGAATATTGCTGTCTGGTTCCAGATGCACGGTCATTCCTTCTCTTCTGCGAGAGGGACAAAGCCCAGTTCTGCTACAATCGCTTGCCCTTCTGGACCACGAATCCAATCCAAATAGTCCCGGATAGCGCCAGTTGGTTCGCCCGCCGTATACATATACAAGAAACGGGCGATGGGATAGGACCCATCCTTCACTGTAGTTGCGTTAGGCAGGACGAATGGTCCAGCCGCTGATACGCCGACGGCAATGACTTTCTGGTCTGGGGTAACATAGCCGAGCCCATCGTAGCCAATAGCGTTGGGGTTTTGACGTATCTCATTGCTGATACCTTCGGAAGAGGGCATCAGTAGTGTATCGGGCGAGAACAGGGCATTGTTATCCGGTTGTCCCTTGCGGATCACCGTCTCCAAGAAATAGACGTGTGTGCCGGAATTCGATTCCCGAGATAGTAGCACGATGGGCCGATTTTCCCCACCTACCTGACTCCAATTGGTGATAGCTCCAGTGAAGATATCGGAGATCTGATCAATGGTGAGCCGATCCACAGGATTACTGGGGTGAACAACTACCGCAATGGCATCGCCTGCTACGGTATGTTCCACAGGCTCGATGCCATTGGCCCGCGCCTCCGCCTTTTCCTCGGGTTTCATCTCTCGGGAAGCGTTGGCGATATCCGCCGTTCGGTTGATGAGTGCTGCAATCCCAGTACCTGACCCGCCGCCGGTGACGGCGATACGTATCTCAGGGTGTTTGGCAGTGTACGCCTCTGCCCAGGCCAGTGCCAAATTCACCATCGTATCGGAGCCTTTGTTTTGGATGGTTTGAGCAGCTCCTGGGGTGGGGCTAGTTCCCTCAGGAACACGACAGGCGGAGAGAGCCAGACAAAAGATCATGCAGGCCCATATCCCTCGTATCGGGGTGGATTTCATACGCTGAGATGGCCTCCGTTGGCTCTGTGGAACTAATACCATTATACCACGCCCCTCCGTTGACGGTCAAAGTAGCGGCTGCGCTGCGGAGCCCAGTTCGCAATGTTGCCGATTAAGATGAGCGAGGCTATAATTAAAGGCCCAGAACACTGATGAACCGACAGCCTATGATTGAGAAAATCCAAGTGTGCCATCTAAACTTTTATTATGGCAGTTTCCAGGCACTGCGAGATATCAGCATGCCGATTTTGGAACGCCAGATCACTGCTCTGATCGGCCCCTCTGGGTGTGGCAAGTCCACATTTCTGCGCTGTCTCAACCGGATGAACGATACGATTCCGGGGACGAGAGTCGAGGGCGAGGTTCTCTTAGATGGCAAAAATGTTTATGCCCCCGATGTCGATGTAGTGCAATTGCGCCAACGGCTGGGAATGGTATTCCAGCGCCCGAATCCTTTCCCGCAGTCGGTGTTTGATAACGTCGCGTTTGGTCCGCGGGTGTTGGGCCTGGATCGCCAGGAGAGTTTGGAGGACATCGTGGAGCGTAGCCTGCGAGGGGCGTCCCTCTGGGACGAGGTGAAGGATAACCTTCGCCGCTCGGCTCTGTCGCTGACCGGCGGGCAACAACAGCGCCTCTGCATCGCCCGGGTTTTGGCAGTAAAGCCCGAGGTAATTTTGATGGACGAGCCTTGCTCGGCCTTGGACCCCGTTGCCACGTTGCGCATTGAGGAATTGATGCGCGAGTTGGCCCGCGATTACACCATCGTTATCGTTACTCATAATATGCAACAAGCAGCGCGGGTTTCCGATTGGACTGGTTTCTTCTGGCTGGGGGAACTGGTAGAATACGGACCCACGAAACGGATCTTCACCAATCCCGAAAGGCAGATGACCAGCGATTACATCACGGGCAGACATGGCTGAGTCGCCTTGGCAGTAGGCTGAAAAAGGCGGACTCCTGAGTCGTGGGGTTTCATTCGTTGCTCAACCAATGCCGAAAACGTTCGGCCAGGAGTCCTATTTGGCGCAATGCTTTCCACATTGCCTCGTCCCAGATATTGCCGTGCGTCAACTCGCTGATCTCCCGGGCCTGCATCAATCGCTCCCAGTGGGTAACAATAAAAGTGATGCGCCGCCATTTATCGCTGACAATCGGGTGAGGGAGGCGGCGCAATTCCCCGAGATGCACTTTGTAATACAGATTGTGAGCCCGGGGATGGCTTAGTTCATCCGGGAACAGATCGAGCCTTTTAACGGTTTCCCACATTTGGGCTTCCGCGCAGTAATGAATGGCCCACTTTTCGTCCTGAAAGGCGCGGGTGTGGTAGAAAGCAATGATTGGCGCACCTATGGCCCGCCGGGGTACACGCTGTACCGGTATGCGATACCAGTGTTCATTGCAGAGGATAGCGAAATCCCGCCAATTGTTCACGACGGCTACGAGAACGGTGTCATACTTGTCGTGTGCATCTGGCGAGATCACCGGGGCATCTTCCCGCATATTTTAGCCGCCCACATTCTTAGCCAGTGATTGCTCGCTCACGTCTATTCTAACTTCGGTACCGTCACTTGTCAATGTGGCGAGGTGTTGTGCTATAATCTATTTACTCCCAGAATATAGCCTCGGATTGAGGGGTACATTTTGTCTGTCCTGGTGGCCAACAATCTAGCGAAATACTTTGGTGGTCAGGATGTTTTCTCTGGACTCAGTTTCCAGATCAGCCGTGGCGACAGAATCGCCTTGGTTGGCACGAATGGTGTTGGTAAGACGACGCTTCTGCGGATTCTAGCCGGCCTGGAGATGCCCACAGCGGGTACGGTAAGCGTTGCGAGGGGTGTGCGCATAGGTTATTTGTCCCAGCATCCTGAGACCTCCGATACGCGCACGCTCTGGGACGATATGCTCACCGTTTTCGAAGACCTGCGGGCCCAACAGGCGGAATTGCATCGCTTAGAGCAAGACATGGCTGACCCGCAACGCCGTGAGACCGCCATGAAGCGTTATGCGAGCCTCCTCACGCAGTTTGAATTAGCGGGCGGATATACGTATGAGGAGCGTATCCAACGCGTGCTCATGGGCTTGGGTTTTGGTAGAAACGATTGGAACAAACCACTCTCCAATCTCAGTGGCGGGCAACTTACACGAGCTCAACTTGGCAGACTGCTCCTCGCTAACCCAGACCTTCTGCTCCTTGACGAGCCCACCAATCACCTCGATTTAGCGGCCACTGAGTGGCTGGAGAACTATTTAGCCCAATGGCCTGCGAGTCTGCTCGTCGTGGCCCACGATCGTTACTTTTTGGATAAAGTTGCTAACCGCGTGTGGGAGTTGGGCTTTGGGCAACTGGATCAGTATACGGGCAACTACACCGCGTATGTACGCCAGCGGGCGGAGCGCATCGCACGCAGAGAATCGGAGTATGAAGCGCAGCAAAAGCACATCGCCCGCACTGAAGAGTTTATCCGTCGTTATCAGGCTGGCCAGCGCTCAAGAGAGGCAAGAGGGCGGCAGAAACGCCTCGAGCAGATGCAGCGCGTGGAACGGCCCCAACGTGCTAAGACCATGGCTCTGCGGTTGGAAACCAGACGACGTGCAGGCGATAATGTGCTCCGCCTATCTGGATTGGTTGTAGGCTACGACAAGCCGCTTTTCTCCTGTCCCGACTTGTTGCTCTCGCGCGGGGAGCGTGTCGCGCTACTAGGTCCAAATGGCTGTGGCAAGACAACGTTCCTGAAAACGATCTTGGGTGAGGTACCTCCATTGAAGGGCAAGGTGACCCTGGGCGCAAACGTCCTTGTCGGCTATTTTGCTCAGGGACATGAGGATCTACACCCAGAGCGGACTATCCTCAGCGAACTTCTCGAGGTGAAAAATCTGTCCATCGGTGAGGCGCGTCATCTGTTGGGCCATTTTCTTTTCTCCGGAGACGAGGTGTTCAAGCCTATTTTTGCTCTCAGTGGAGGGGAGCGCGGTCGTGTGGCTCTGGCCAAACTAGCGGTACTGGGTGCGAATTTCCTTTTGCTGGACGAACCTACCAATCATTTGGACATTCCTTCTCAGGAGGTATTGGAAGAGGTATTAAAGGGCTTCAGTGGCACTATCCTTTTTGTCTCGCATGATCGTTACTTTATCAACGGGATTGCCACGCAGGTATGGCTTATTGAGGATAACCGTTTGACTGCTTATGAAGGGGATTATTCCGCTTTTTTAGAGCGCCGGACGGCATCTGTCGAGACTCAAACTGGCGCTACTGAGCGCTGTACGCCGCGCACTCGCGTATCCTCTGCAAAAGGTATTGAGAGAAAAGAGATCGTCACCAGACGGAAGCGCATCACAGAGTTAGAGTCCGAGATCCTTGCTCTGGAAGAGAGGTTGAATGCGTTATCGGAGATGTTGTCGGCAGCCAGCGCAGCCCGGGACGTGGATAGCCTGCGAGAGTTAGGCATGACGTATCAGGCGGTCGAAGCAGAGTTGGCGCGACGATTAGAAGAGTGGAGCATTGAGGAGACAGGCAGCGACTAAGTGCAAAGGTCCTTATATTATCGGGCTTACCGGTAATATTGCTACAGGAAAAAGCCTGGTTGCGGGAATACTGAACGAACTCGGTGCGGAAATCATTGATGCTGACAAACTGGCTCACGAGGTCGTGCAGCCTGGCACGGAGGTTTATAGACAGGTCGTTTCCATTTTTGGCAAATGTGTCATCCGGTCTGATGGCGAAATTGACAGGGTGAAACTGGGGCAGATCGTCTTTGCGGACCCGGAGGCCATGCGTCGGCTGGAAAAGGTCATCCACCCCGCAGTCATCGCTCGGGTGCAGGAGATCTTGGCTACTACAAAGGCAACGGTAGTGGTCATTGAAGCCATCAAGTTACTCGAAACCGGGATGGACAGCATCTGCGACGCCATCTGGGTCGTCACTAGCCCGCGGGAAGTGCAAGTGCAGCGCTTAATGGAAGAGCGAGGTCTGACACAGCAGGAAGCCAAGTTGCGCATTGATGCACAACCATCCCAGGAAGAGAAGATCCTCCGTGCCGATGTAGTCATTGACAATGGAGGCACTATCGCTGCGACCCGTGACCAGGTATCGCGGTTGTGGGCTCAAATTCCGGTTTTCGAGCGCACGAGGGAGCGAAGGAGGTAATATGGCACGTTGGCGTGAGTTCTGGGAAAAGTATCCCATCCTCTCGATGTGGGCTATTCTCGCTGTGGGTATGGTGCTCATCTTCCTATGGGCATCGCGGGATGTGGAGTTGACCGCTACGCAGCGCCTATTCCTCGCTTTGAGTTGCGTAGGCTTGGCTGGAATTTGCTCATGGATTATTTCGTGGGAGTAGGGAATGGGTGATATCCGGGGCATCATCTTTGATCTAGGCGGCACTCTGATGTACCTCGATAGCACCTGGGATGTCATCACGTCCTCCAATGCCGCCAGCCTGGAAGCCTATCTGAGGTCGCTGGGTTACTCTATCAACGAGCGGTTTATTGAGGCATTCCTGCGCCGTAAGCGCGACTACTTTGATCGGGCGCGTGCCGAAGGCGTCGAGTATCTCACTTCCCGCGCCCTGGACGAGACCTTGGCCGAATTCGATATCACCTTGGATGAGTTCACGAAAAGACGGGCGGTTGAGGCCTGGTTTGAGCCCGAAAAAGCAGCCTGGAAACCTTTCCCCGAGTCTCTTCCCACTCTGCGCGCACTCCACTCTATGGGCTACCGCCTAGGGCTCATCTCCAATGCCACAGATGACGTGTTCATCGAGGAATTGGTGGACCGCTTTGGATTTCGCCCATACTTGGCCCCTGTCCTGAACTCGGCGGCGGTGGGCATCCGCAAGCCGCGACGCGAGATTTTCGAAATGGTCCTCAAGCCTTGGGGGATGTCCTCTCACCAGGTTGTCATGGTGGGCGATGATCTGGAAATGGACGTCCAGGGAGCGAAGAATGTTGGGATGCGCAGCATTCTCGTCACGTGGTGTGAGGCTCCGCGTAACGAGCAGTTCCGCTCAGTTATTGTACCAGATATCGCAATCGGCTCGTTGGCAGAATTGCCGGAATTGATTGTCCAACTCTGATCGCTTGCTAACCCAATGACTTGCGCTACGGTTGATGTTGGTCTGGACTGGCTGTCATAAGGAGTTCCGCTAAATGACTCCAAACGAATCACTGAAAATCCTGTTCCTCTCCGCCGAAGTCGTCCCCTTTGTTAAGACAGGTGGTCTTGCAGACGTCGCGGGATCGCTTCCAAAGGCTATTAAGGCATTGGGCCATGACATCCGCCTTTGTATGCCCCGCTATGGGCGTATAAATAGACAGAAGTTCGGGCTGCGGGAGGTTCTCAAAACGTTCCCCGTGCCCATGGATGACCGGACCGAGCCGGCTGCTGTCTGGCAAACCAGTCTGGATGGCGGTGTGCCCGTGTATATGATTGAAAATGCCAAGTATTACGATCGTGATGGCATCTATATGTATCCTGACGACGCCGAAAGGTTCATCTTTTGGTGCCGTGCCAGCCTGGAGATGCTCAAACAACTACCCTGGCAACCGGATATCATTCACTGCAACGATTGGCACACGGCTATCATTCCGAACTGGATGAGGACCATTTATAAAACTGACCCGTTCTTTGCCAATACGGCTACGGTATATACCATCCACAATCTAGCCTATCAAGGTATCTTTGGGTATCGCGTCCTGGAAATCGCTGGGATTGCAGAATACGGCTTTATGTATCACCCTGAAATGATGGATCTGGCAGAAGTGGTGGATCTAATGGCGCGGGGCATTTTCTTCTCGGATGTGATTAGTACAGTGAGTGAGACCTATGCTCAGGAAATACTAACACCTGAATATGGCGAACGACTGGATCCTCTTCTGCGAGATCGCCGGGATCACCTATATGGCATCTTGAATGGCATAGACTACGAGGTCATGGATCCAGCCACAGATCCATACATCGCTGTCAATTTCGATGTGAAGACTTTAGAGAAACGTGCTCAGAACAAAGCCGCGCTTCAGAAAGAGGCCAACTTAACAGCGAACCCGGATGTGCCGCTCATCGGCATTATTTCACGGCTCACGGACCAAAAGGGTTTCGATATTCTGAGCGATGTCATTGACCATATTCTGGATATGGATGTGCAGTTTGTCCTTTTAGGTACGGGTGACCAGCACTATCACGAAGTGTTTACCAAAGTAGCCCGCTCCTATGCTGGCAAAGCGGCTGTCTTTCTTACCTTTAACGCTGAATTGGCACAGAAAATCTATGCCGGGACGGATATGTTTCTTATGCCCTCGCGCCTGGAACCCTGCGGTCTGGGGCAGATGGTCGCCATGCACTATGGTAGCGTGCCCATCGTGCACAAGACCGGCGGCTTGGCTGACACAGTGCAAGATTTCGAGCCTCGCACAGGCCAAGGGAATGGCTTTGTCTTCGAGCGCTACGATCGTTGGGCGCTTTTTGCCGCTATCGTTCGAGCAGTCGAGAATTACAAATACCCGGAGTCGTGGCGCAGACTCCAAATCCGGGGCATGACTGCCGATTTCTCCTGGAACGCTTCTGCGAAGAAGTATGTGGAACTATATCACCGGGCCTTGGCTGCTCACATGCGAGAGAGCAAGCCTGGGCTGGAAGAATATAACGTTATTAAACACTGAGTGAACACATATAAGCCTTTATGGAGATTGAGAAGTGAGTGGAGGACGCAGAAAGTCCGACCGGGAGATAGCAATAGAGCGGAAGTGGCGTGATATTCTGCTTGAGAGGCCAGATGCCAAAGATTTTCAGCGTGCCTACGATGAACTGCATGCCTTGTTTCTGGAGGAGCAGGGCGGTGTGGGGGAGATTTATGGTGAGGTCAACCCTCGCAAGCAGGACGCTGGTCGCCAGGCTGTGCTACGCCTGGTCGGCCAGGGCCATCGAGTTTTAGAGTTAGGCTGTGGGGATGGTATGACGTCCTACCTGTTGGCCAAGGCAGGCAATTCGGTAGTCTCGATTGACATTTCTCAGATTGCATTAGAGCATGCCCGTGCTCGGGTCACCCCAAACTCGACCCTCGACCTTCGCTACGAATATGGCGATGCCCGGAAATTGGATTTCTCCGACGCCAGTTTCGACTTTGTGATCAGCGAACATCTTATAGAGCACCTTCCACCACAAGATATAGTTCAGCACTTTCGGGAAGTGTGGCGTGTACTAATGCCGGGAGGGTGTTACCTGGCCCTAACACCTTCACGTCTGGCTGGCGGGCGGCAGTCGGTAGGGTTTCATCTGCGGGTGTACGTGTTAGAAGAGTTGTGCCATCTCTTAGAGGGTGTAGGCTTTGAAGTGACATGGGTAGAGCCGAAGTTTTTGCCCAAGTACGGGTTCATGTTTCAGGTGCGCCGACCATTTCTGGTGGGGGTTTTCTTATATGATCGGGTGATGGAAGCGCTGCGTTTGTGGACCTGGCCCAGTGCGATCAAGTGGCGGATGATGCCGACACTGATGGTAAGCGCACGGAAAGTTGAGGAAAGCAACTCATTGCATTGAGAAGCCAGTGAGTGAGAAGCCCCCTCGAGACGAAACGTGTGGCAGGGAAAATTGTGCAGGAAGGAGAAGACGAAAGATGAACAAGTTCGGCATTCACTTACCCAACGGTGGCCAGTATCCCGCCTTCAATCAGATGCTTTCCATGGGTGGCGACAACTACACGCTCTTGGATGACCCCGGTTGGGTGGACGCCATCAAGCGCATCAAAGAAACCCGACCCAACGCTGTGATATTGGTGCGCTATTATCATCCTGCCTGGTGGACAGTGCCAGCGGACGAATGGGCGACAATGTGCGCGGCGAAATATGACCAGCACAGAGTTTTCACTCGGCACTGCACTTGGGCTAACGAGCAGAATATCGAGCGGGAAGCAGGCATAAACGAAAACGACAGCGCCTCCTTCCGTGCCTGGTATCAGCGCATCAACGAGTGGAATCTGGCCTTTATTCGGAACTTTCGCCAACTTCGGCCTGACGCCATTCTCCATTACCCGGCTTTCGCCTGCGGAAACCAAGACGATTACGACGACAAACGCTGGGGATGGATAGGATTGGAGATATGCCGTCCTTCGATTGAGGCCAGCGATGTACTGGACTACCATCCCTACTGGCGGGGCGGGGGTTTTGGTTTGTGGGATGACAATGAGATGTGGTATGCCTTTCGCTTTACCCTTGGCCATGCCCTGTTCCCCGACAAGCCGATCTATATTTCAGAAACAGGCAATTTCTCGCCCCGAGACTATAACTTCGCGGAACAAATGACCCATTTCTTCAACAGGCTCTATGAATATCCCTACGTCATTGGGGCAACGCCTTTTATCTGGGCCGACCCTACTGGCCAGCACAAAGTCAACGATTGGCAACAAAACCCCAATTTGGGGGAGGTGGTACGCAAAATCAAAGATGCTCCCAAGCCCGATGTGCCTTTCCCCCAACCACCATTTAAAGAGGGCGAAGTATTAGTGATGGACAGGCCCTCCATGCACTATCAGGATCGCCGAGGGTACCCACTGTTAAAAGTGGTATTACATGACACGTACTCCCCGGTGAACACCACGCCTGAGGACACGCTGAACTATTTGGTGAAAAACAGTGAGGAAGTCTCAACCCACGAGTATATCATGCCTCCCAAAGCGGGCGTGGTGAGGGTAGTGCGTATGGTGGACCCCAGCCTGGCTTCTAATGCAGTGGGCTGGTCCGTGATACCGGGTTACAATAGCCAACCTTCTCCTGGAGCCAAGCCCACGCCTAATGCCAATTGGTGTACTTTCAATATCGAAATGTTCAAATCTCAGGCAGATAGCGGTCCGTTCCCCGAAGCACAATACAAGGCCATGCTTGATCGCATCGTGAAAATATGTCGAGATTACAAATTGGGTGCCAAAGATGTGCTCCTACATCGCGAGATTGATACACGGGGCAAAATAGATCCGCGAGGGATACTTGCGGAGAAGGTGCGAGCGGATGTTGCTGCGCTTCTGGGCGAGCCAGTGGGTGGCTACACCAGCCATTACGTGCTCATGGCCCAGAACATCCCCGTTTCTTGGCGGCGGGCGCTGGAAAAATATTTCGATACTTTCAAATGCACGAACGGCCAGAGTCATGATGATGCAATGGCCTATCGGGGTAAGACCCATTACATCACATTTGTTGGTGCGCCCGATTGTGAGTACGGCGTCCCGCAGGAGGTGGAGGATTATATCAAAGAGCGGGCTCCCGATGTCCAGACCAACCGTATGATGGCCCGCACGGCGGAGGAATTGGCGGCTATCGCCAACGACCGGGCAGAACGTGGCAACCCTTACGCCTGAACTTATCGCTCAATGATGATGGTGACTGGCCCGTCGTTGTGGATTTCCACAAGCATGTGAGCCTGGAAGATCCCTGTTGCTACCTGGATGCCAGCGGCTTGCAGGAACTTCACAAACTCTTTGATCAAAGGATCGGCGACCTCTGGTGGAGCGGCCTGGCTGAAACTGGGGCGGCGACCCTTACGCGCGTCTCCATAAAGGGTGAATTGTGAGACCACGAGTGCCGCGCCGCCGATGTCTTGAAGTGAGCGATCGAAGTGACTTTTGCCCTGAGGGTCCGGGAAGATGCGCAGGTTGGCGATCTTATTGGCCATCCATAGGGCTGTGGCCGTATCATCCCCTGCTGCAATGCCGAGCAAGACGACGACGCCTCGACCGATAGCCCCAACAACGCGCCCATCCACTGTAACCTGGGCCTGGGTTACTCGCTGGACGACTGCCCGCATGCGCACCTCTTTGTCAGTTTGCTAATCGCGTTCAAAACATTATAATGGTATCGCGGTGGTGAAGTGCGAACCCGAGGTTGGGAGACGGCGGTGTTCAAACTACTGTTAACCTGGGATGTGAAACCCGGACAGGAACAAGAATACATTAAATTCCTGACGCAAGAACTAG contains these protein-coding regions:
- a CDS encoding N-acetylmuramoyl-L-alanine amidase, which codes for MNKFGIHLPNGGQYPAFNQMLSMGGDNYTLLDDPGWVDAIKRIKETRPNAVILVRYYHPAWWTVPADEWATMCAAKYDQHRVFTRHCTWANEQNIEREAGINENDSASFRAWYQRINEWNLAFIRNFRQLRPDAILHYPAFACGNQDDYDDKRWGWIGLEICRPSIEASDVLDYHPYWRGGGFGLWDDNEMWYAFRFTLGHALFPDKPIYISETGNFSPRDYNFAEQMTHFFNRLYEYPYVIGATPFIWADPTGQHKVNDWQQNPNLGEVVRKIKDAPKPDVPFPQPPFKEGEVLVMDRPSMHYQDRRGYPLLKVVLHDTYSPVNTTPEDTLNYLVKNSEEVSTHEYIMPPKAGVVRVVRMVDPSLASNAVGWSVIPGYNSQPSPGAKPTPNANWCTFNIEMFKSQADSGPFPEAQYKAMLDRIVKICRDYKLGAKDVLLHREIDTRGKIDPRGILAEKVRADVAALLGEPVGGYTSHYVLMAQNIPVSWRRALEKYFDTFKCTNGQSHDDAMAYRGKTHYITFVGAPDCEYGVPQEVEDYIKERAPDVQTNRMMARTAEELAAIANDRAERGNPYA
- a CDS encoding D-tyrosyl-tRNA(Tyr) deacylase encodes the protein MRAVVQRVTQAQVTVDGRVVGAIGRGVVVLLGIAAGDDTATALWMANKIANLRIFPDPQGKSHFDRSLQDIGGAALVVSQFTLYGDARKGRRPSFSQAAPPEVADPLIKEFVKFLQAAGIQVATGIFQAHMLVEIHNDGPVTIIIER